From a single Phragmites australis chromosome 7, lpPhrAust1.1, whole genome shotgun sequence genomic region:
- the LOC133925415 gene encoding uncharacterized protein LOC133925415: MRSSGGKRKGEVDRDGPSHERTINWDDGQTMFMLEWCIEYLKDHYAKFKFSKQHHMKCVDALNKKFAIGVTIAQVDRHFRYYKENWKYVSKTLSNSGNGFDATRCMVTISNSENANLNDRTRCLLSKPVKFFHEMQELFTGTNSNGSFAINQETCMNDCGDSESDNSQGLNDMSFYVLCEDLSNDDSDTFPSLVARKAGRDNSSSST, from the exons ATGAGGAGTAGCGGTGGCAAAAGGAAAGGGGAAGTTGATAGGGATGGCCCTTCTCATGAGAGAACCATCAATTGGGATGATGGTCAAACCATGTTCATGCTAGAATGGTGCATTGAGTATTTGAAAGACCATTATGCCAAATTTAAGTTCAGTAAGCAACATCACATGAAGTGTGTTGATGCCTTAAATAAAAAGTTTGCCATAGGGGTGACAATTGCTCAAGTTGATCGTCACTTTAGGTACTACAAAGAAAACTGGAAGTATGTttcgaagactttgagcaacagTGGCAATGGGTTTGATGCCACTAGATGCATGGTGACTATTTCAAATTCTGAAAATGCTAATCTTAAT GATAGGACAAGGTGCTTGCTTTCTAAGCCCGTTAAATTCTTCCATGAGATGCAAGAGCTATTCACAGGCACTAATTCTAATGGTTCTTTTGCCATTAACCAAGAAACATGCATGAATGATTGTGGTGATTCAGAGAGTGACAATTCACAAGGATTGAATGATATGAGCTTCTATGTACTTTGTGAAGACCTATCTAATGATGATTCTGACACTTTTCCATCACTAGTAGCTCGTAAAGCTGGTAGAGACAATAGCTCGTCTAGCacttga